TGAATCATGCCGTAAAGATCTGAGACCTTCTTATCGGCATCCGCCAAGATAGGATAGTCAACCGTCGTGCATTGAGTTTCGTTGATATCACCAATCCAGCCTTGGTGAGAGGAACCATCATCAACGCTGAGGGCAATTGTTTTCACATTGCGCTTGTCAAACTCAGAGCGTAGCTTAGCAACTTCACCCAGCTCTGTGGTGCAGACAGGCGTGTAGTCAGCGGGATGGGAAAAAAGCACCACCCAGCTATCACCGGCCCACTCATGGAAGTTAATCGTGCCAGCCGTAGAATCTTGAGTAAAATCAGGGACCGTATCGCCCAGTTGCAAAGACATCGTGTATAGAACTCCTGTGATGAAATTTTGCCGACCCGCAACAGTCAATGCTTGACCTGCAGTGCCGAAGCTTATTATTGACAGCCTAACTGTATCTAGTTGGGCCATTTGCTTCTGCTTTGATCATGACATACCCCGTTCATTGTGAACGTACGGTATTCCGACCGAGATTAGGTTCTTTATATTTCGATAACGATTGCAGCGATGATGACTGTTGCAAGACCACTGCGAGATCAGCTCAACGTCCCTCTTTCAAGACACAAACCAAAGATTACACTAGCAAATACTGGTTATCGGGCCGCACCATGAAGATGCCCAGTAAAATACAGAGGCCACCCCTATCGTGACCGAAAGATCTAAAGCGTGATTCCTCAAGAATTCGTTGGGTTTATTCCCAGTCTGCAGCCCGTCGCGCAGACCATTGAAAACCACCAGCTCACCTACACCTTCACCTGGGAAGTGCAGCGGCGACAAGAGCATCAACAGCACTGCCAATGGTATGCAAAAGTTGCAGAGCAAAACCGCAGAGAGCTAGAGCAGATGAAGGGAGACATTGACATCTTGAGCTGGATCCGCCGCGACCGGCGTTGATTGAACCTTACAAACAGACTACTTATACTGAATTCTTGGATCTAGAAATGCGTAGGACAGATCAACCAGCAAATTGATAACAGTGTAGGTAACCGCCACAAAAATCACCCCGCCTAAAACAATGGGATAGTCACGATCCAAAATCCCCTCATAAATCCACAGCCCCAAACCCGGCCAGGCGAAGATTGTTTCCGTCAAGATTGCGCCACCCAGCAGCGTACCGAACTGTAGCCCCACAATTGTCATCACCGGTAGCAGTGCATTCTTAAGGCCGTGGGTCAAAACGACGCCAGCCTCCGGCACACCCTTAGCCCTAGCTGTCCGCATAAAATCCTGAGACAGCGTGCCGAGCATTGCACTGCGCGTAATCCGAGCCACAATTGCCAATGGAATAGAGCTGAGCGTTAAAGCAGGCAGCAGCAGATGGACTAGGGCACTGAGCAAC
Above is a window of Acaryochloris thomasi RCC1774 DNA encoding:
- a CDS encoding peroxiredoxin, which produces MSLQLGDTVPDFTQDSTAGTINFHEWAGDSWVVLFSHPADYTPVCTTELGEVAKLRSEFDKRNVKTIALSVDDGSSHQGWIGDINETQCTTVDYPILADADKKVSDLYGMIHPNANAKVTVRTVFIIDPAKKLRTSFTYPPSTGRNFLEILRVIDSLQLTDGYSVATPVNWKDGEDVVVAPTIPTEEAKERFPKGVTEIKPYLRMTPQPNK